The Cryptococcus gattii WM276 chromosome B, complete sequence genome has a segment encoding these proteins:
- a CDS encoding Hypothetical protein (Similar to SGTC gene model, INSD accession EAL22544.1; CNBB4220), translating into MKMFIPFSAIFTLIVLSASVSAKIYHVSVPDQASPGETITATLSSASFIENWDDFGVIWGLVREGQGCDGCVGQEIGYQNLYKDPSYPTQLGNVSFQVTIPDTTTGSYTFVAAVPHLVGISGETGINYLTQAIELVYKQ; encoded by the exons ATGAAGATGTTCATCCCTTTTAGCGCCATCTTTACCCTCATCGTCCTCTCTGCTTCTGTATCCGCAAAAATATATCACGTCTCTGTCCCTGACCAGGCTTCGCCTGGAGAGACTATCACCGCGACTCTCTCATCAGCTAGCTTTATCGAGAACTGGGATGATTTTGGA GTTATTTGGGGTCTGGTACGTGAGGGACAAGGATGCGATGGGTGTGTAGGTCAAGAAATTGGGTATCAAAACCTCTA TAAGGATCCAAGTTACCCCACGCAGCTTGGCAATGTTTCGTTCCAGGTTACCATTCCGGACACTACCACAGGCTCATACACCTTTGTAGCTGCGGTTCCCCACCTTGTAGGA ATCTCGGGGGAGACAGGAATCAACTACTTAACGCAAGCTATTGAGCTTGTGTACAAGCAGTGA
- a CDS encoding uncharacterized protein (Similar to TIGR gene model, INSD accession AAW41739.1) gives MSSPTLTAHSTSLICADTDLRGPITIGPNVIIHPRATIYAAAGPIVLGERCIVEEGCIIVNRKKNTMRIGENNHFMVGCRTVFLITDRNGRAGIESPSIGDNNTFQARSTASAGVIVTDNCIISAGTILLPSPTHTDERPETLPPYTVIYGAESSRRTWDGSGQVAEMALRSKHAEFLREIIPKYVLNDILLVDCNVNGYRFNRLRPTT, from the exons ATGTCCAGCCC AACCCTCACAGCGCACTCAACCTCTCTCATCTGCGCAGATACCGACCTCCGCGGACCCATCACCATCGGGCCCAATGTCATTATCCACCCTCGCGCTACCATCTACGCTGCTGCCGGACCGATTGTGTTAGGGGAGAGATGTATCGTGGAGGAGGGATGTATCATAGTGAACAG GAAGAAGAACACAATGAGGATAGGAGAGAACAACCATTTTATGGTCGGCTGTCGTAC TGTATTTTTAATTACTGACCGGAATGGGAGAGCAGGGATAGAGTCGCCATCCATAGGTGACAACAATACCTTCCAAGCAAGGAGTACGGCTTCTGCAGGTGTCATCGTGACGGACAACTGTATTATCA GCGCAGGCACTATTCTCTTACCGTCTCCTACCCATACCGACGAAAGACCGGAAACGCTTCCTCCTTACACTGTCATATATGGTGCAGAATCATCCAGGCGGACATGGGATGGGAGCGGGCAGGTCGCGGAGATGGCGCTAAGAAGCAAACACGCAGAGTTTCTGAGGGAAATAATACCAAAGTACGTTCTCAATGATATCTTGCTTGTGGATTGTAACGTTAACGGGTACAGATTCAACCGTTTACGTCCTACAACATAG
- a CDS encoding t-SNARE, putative (Similar to TIGR gene model, INSD accession AAW41517.1): MSFNDLERGQAEPLLRGGAPDQDATFTALKDSVSIQIFKIQSNVQGIQRLVDKLGGNADGDNLRTSLHNLTEATRDMVKHSTLDVKKLAAYPAGGKLATRKPIQTKLSKEFANAITAFQRVQKLSAEKQRLYVENQKRKVDRLVEESEEAHDEPRGSVELEQVQTQQQVQHVSAQELEFQETLIAEREAEIREIESGIHELNDIFRDLGTMVVEQGGLIDNIESNVISVARDSSSAAEELTTAHEYQRKAGKRMVCLLIILAIVAAVILLAVSNSIWLLL; this comes from the exons ATGAGCTTCAACGACTTGGAGAGAGGTCAGGCTGAGCCGCTCCTGAGAGGTGGTGCGCCTG ACCAAGATGCTACATTCACAGCTCTCAAGGATTCTGTTTCTATCCAGATTTTCAAAATTCAATCCAATGTGCAGGGTATTCAGAGATTGGTGGATAAATTAGGTGGGAATGCAGACGGTGATAACCTTCGGACAAGCTT ACATAACTTGACGGAAGCGACTCGGGATATGGTCAAGCACTCGACTTTGGATGTCAAGAAGCTTGCAGCTTACCCCGCTGGAGGAAAACTC GCCACTCGTAAACCAATACAAACCAAACTTTCAAAAGAGTTCGCAAACGCCATAACTGCCTTTCAACGAGTGCAGAAATTATCCGCAGAGAAACAGAGGCTATATGTAGAGAACCAAAAGAGAAAGGTGGACAGACTGGTAGAAGAAAGCGAAGAAGC ACATGATGAACCTAGGGGATCTGTAGAATTAGAGCAGGTGCAAACTCAGCAGCAAGTTCAGCA TGTATCCGCGCAAGAGTTAGAGTTCCAAGAGACCTTAATTGCTGAGCGAGAGGCTGAAATACGAGAGATCGAATCGGGTATCCATGAGTTGAACGACATCTTCCGCGATCTAGGTACAATGGTCGTAGAACAGGGTGGTCTTATCG ATAATATTGAAAGCAACGTCATCTCTGTTGCTCGTGATAGTTCTTCTGCTGCTGAAGAACTTACAACGGCCCATGAGTATCAACGAAAGGCTGGGAAAAGGATGGTCTGTTTGTTGATCATCCTTGCTATAGTAGCCGCCGTTATTCTTCTTGCTGTAAGTAATTCCATATGGCTATTATTATGA
- a CDS encoding Hypothetical protein (Similar to SGTC gene model, INSD accession EAL22541.1; CNBB4190) has translation MLAIRYSRRCVLRFPRSIPHLHPENDVPHAESSSSSSRRHMSVSLPSNQSQSPGKVENATARKGHKSNFARRQIIANAKRLADALKDGSSNPPTQLPPSSDSDYWSDFLQTPVPSSPNPSPTLDDLLSKRPTEPPLKPWHSDYPRLYKRLYDSIHTAFVTKQLKSFARELGLSYVGGKGVSKAAIIKRIMSSWDWVEPRDEPKEPPPKTEVYELSSPELFLFLRDNSLIQRFAQYENLQLSVVRASEAPQSPFQTSQPGDENRMVLVAKGRNESCNTLRELLDERRKSIMTIEFSKNDVLGLEATVGLKYRATALSEEAAEASKRILGMAALRTSVLPRHRPLQNVRPAVAHFLSHTPASSIDTRQDTYGLYPFFPSNTEPLPWDLSATTIDSHFYRLEKVKKWDENSSSRATEQMAEKMEDRLVSYPLSSSERGEKGQLKAVVEELAEGKGKLVAKFGHLLLPVMTQDKKSALWDSPLPGQWQMENLERWVREDQSRRFIFSPSLTPAMVQRLPFSSPVKLRRLHYRSLPSSLSGECRYLKFDFTLQVRWQDRFAELVDHLEKTAIDEVVESEIEVKAMGVVDQEVVEKVSEPVEAVEAEKQEVVEEASESSTIEDRLKGEMGTLKEVDLFLSDRPTDVQLIASAPVPLTNIPTIITSFFNASQASTESSAQPPVSLEIEGEVYHLEADEYIEEITQIEEGIVIKSVKATELNGRTIAYSEIESSAMEEIPSQFWRQLSNISRDITPEIASSRSFPSVQ, from the exons ATGCTCGCAATACGCTATTCGAGGCGCTGCGTCCTTCGCTTCCCTCGAAGCATTCCACACCTTCATCCCGAGAACGACGTACCTCATGCCGAATCCAGCTCTAGCTCGTCTCGTCGTCACATGTCCGTATCTCTTCCATCCAATCAATCCCAATCACCCGGCAAGGTAGAAAATGCAACTGCGCGCAAAGGTCATAAATCAAACTTTGCTCGACGTCAAATCATCGCCAATGCCAAGCGGTTAGCAGACGCACTGAAAGATGGCTCTTCGAATCCACCTACGCAGTTACCCCCATCATCCGACTCTGACTATTGGTCCGATTTTCTACAAACACCAGTGCCTTCGTCCCCCAATCCTTCGCCAACTCTGGATGATCTTTTGTCTAAGCGACCTACTGAGCCGCCCCTCAAACCTTGGCATTCTGACTACCCTCGGTTATACAAACGACTTTACGACTCTATACATACTGCGTTTGTGACGAAACAACTCAAGTCGTTTGCACGTGAACTGGGGTTAAGCTACGTTGGGGGAAAAGGTGTTAGTAAGGCAGCGATCATCAAGAGAATAATGAGTTCTTGGGATTGGGTTGAACCGAGGGATGAACCAAAAGAACCACCTCCCAAAACTGAAG TGTATGAGCTTTCCTCTCCCGAGCTGTTCCTTTTCCTGCGAGATAATTCTCTTATTCAACGGTTTGCTCAATATGAGAACCTCCAGCTATCCGTCGTGCGCGCTAGTGAAGCTCCTCAATCTCCCTTTCAGACATCTCAACCAGGGGATGAGAATCGAATGGTCTTGGTTGCGAAGGGTAGGAATGAGAGCTGTAACACTTTACGAGAACTGTTGGACGAAAGGCGCAAA TCTATCATGACAATTGAGTTTTCCAAAAATGACGTCTTGGGTTTGGAAGCCACTGTTGG TTTGAAGTATCGGGCAACCGCTCTGAGCGAAGAGGCGGCAGAGGCATCCAAGCGCATCTTGGGAATGGCAGCTCTCAGG ACAAGTGTATTACCTCGTCATCGACCTTTGCAAAACGTCCGCCCCGCTGTAGCTCATTTTCTGTCACATACTCCAGCCTCA TCAATTGATACTCGACAGGATACATATGGCCTCTACCCctttttcccttccaaCACTGAGCCTCTCCCATGGGATCTCTCTGCCACCACTATTGACAGTCACTTTTACCGTTTAGAAAAAGTGAAGAAGTGGGATGAAAATTCTAGCTCTAGAGCAACGGAGCAAATGGCtgaaaagatggaagatCGATTAGTTTCTTATCCTCTATCCAGCAGCGAGAGGGGTGAAAAGGGGCAATTGAAGGCGGTCGTCGAAGAGCTCGCAGAGGGTAAAGGAAAGCTTGTTGCCAAATTTGGTCATTTGCTTCTTCCTGTGATGACACAAGATAAGAAGAGCGCGTTGTGGGATTCACCGTTACCTGGGCAATGGCAGATGGAGAATCTTGAGCGATGGGTACGGGAGGATCAGTCCAGGAGATTCATCTTTTCTCCTAG TCTTACACCCGCCATGGTCCAACGCCTGCCTTTCAGCTCTCCTGTCAAACTCCGCCGATTACATTACCGGTCGcttccttcatctctcAGTGGTGAATGCCGCTATCTCAAATTTGATTTTACTCTTCAAGTACGGTGGCAGGATCGTTTTGCCGAACTTGTGGATCATCTAGAAAAGACAGCAATAGATGAGGTGGTGGAGTCAGAGATAGAAGTGAAAGCAATGGGGGTTGTAGATCAAGAAGTGGTTGAAAAGGTGTCTGAGCCGGTTGAAGCGGTTGAAGCTGAAAAGCAAGAGGTGGTCGAGGAAGCGAGTGAATCTTCTACGATAGAAGATAGGTTAAAGGGCGAAATGGGTACTCTTAAAGAAGTCgatcttttcctttctgATAG ACCAACGGACGTCCAACTAATCGCCAGTGCTCCTGTACCCCTCACCAACATCCCTACAATAATCACTTCATTCTTCAACGCTTCTCAAGCGTCCACTGAATCTTCCGCGCAACCTCCAGTTTCATTAGAGATAGAAGGGGAAGTATATCACTTGGAGGCGGATGAATACATTGAAGAGATAACCCAAATCGAGGAAGGGATTGTGATCAAAAGCGTGAAGGCTACAGAATTGAATGGCAGGACGATTGCTTATTCCGAG ATTGAGAGCTCTGCGATGGAAGAGATTCCTTCACAGTTTTGGCGACAATTATCGAATATATCAAGGGATATCACACCTGAGATAGCTTCTTCCAGATCATTCCCCTCTGTACAGTAG